The following are encoded in a window of Mycolicibacterium tusciae JS617 genomic DNA:
- the trpS gene encoding tryptophan--tRNA ligase, with the protein MSTARRVFSGVQPTSDSLHLGNALGAIKQWVGMQDDYDAFFCVVNLHAITVPQDPEQLRRRTLVTAAQYLALGIDPSRSTVFVQSQVPEHAELAWVLGCFTGFGQASRMTQFKDKSQKEGAEATTVGLFTYPVLMAADVLLYDTELVPVGEDQRQHLELARDVAQRFNARFPDTFVVPDVLIQKATAKIYDLGDPTSKMSKSAATDAGLISLLDDPKKSAKKIRSAVTDSEREIRYDPVAKPGVSNLLTVQSAVSGVDVDTLVEGYAGRGYGDLKADTADAVIEFVTPIQARVDELLADPAELEAVLAAGAERARDVSAKTLRRVYDRLGFLPS; encoded by the coding sequence ATGAGCACTGCACGTCGCGTCTTTTCTGGTGTCCAACCCACATCTGACTCCCTGCACTTGGGCAATGCCCTGGGCGCCATCAAGCAGTGGGTGGGTATGCAGGACGACTACGACGCCTTCTTCTGCGTCGTCAACCTGCACGCGATCACCGTTCCACAGGATCCCGAACAGTTGCGGCGGCGGACGCTGGTGACCGCCGCGCAGTATCTCGCGCTCGGCATCGACCCGTCGCGGTCGACCGTTTTCGTGCAGAGCCAGGTGCCCGAGCATGCCGAACTCGCCTGGGTGCTGGGGTGTTTCACCGGGTTCGGGCAGGCGTCGCGGATGACGCAGTTCAAGGACAAGTCGCAGAAGGAAGGTGCCGAGGCCACCACCGTCGGACTGTTCACCTATCCGGTCCTGATGGCCGCCGACGTCCTGCTCTACGACACCGAACTCGTGCCGGTCGGGGAGGATCAGCGCCAGCATCTGGAATTGGCCCGCGACGTCGCACAGCGGTTCAACGCCCGCTTCCCGGACACCTTCGTGGTGCCCGACGTGCTAATTCAGAAGGCCACCGCCAAGATCTACGACCTGGGCGACCCGACATCGAAGATGAGCAAGTCCGCCGCCACCGACGCGGGCTTGATCAGTCTGCTCGATGATCCGAAGAAGTCGGCGAAGAAGATCCGCTCGGCGGTCACCGACAGTGAGCGCGAGATCCGCTACGACCCGGTCGCCAAACCCGGCGTGTCCAACCTGCTGACCGTGCAGTCCGCGGTGTCGGGTGTCGACGTCGACACGCTCGTCGAAGGTTATGCGGGACGGGGATACGGCGACTTGAAGGCCGATACCGCTGACGCCGTCATCGAGTTCGTCACGCCGATCCAGGCGCGAGTCGACGAACTGCTGGCTGATCCGGCCGAGCTCGAGGCGGTGCTGGCTGCAGGCGCCGAGCGTGCCAGAGACGTGTCTGCAAAGACGCTGCGGCGGGTATACGACCGGTTAGGGTTTCTACCTAGCTAA
- a CDS encoding NAD(P)/FAD-dependent oxidoreductase produces MTVDNIAPRRHRVVIIGSGFGGLFAAKGLKRADVDVTLIAKTTHHLFQPLLYQVATGILSVGEIAPATRIILRKQRNAEVLLGDVVGIDLKNKTVTSRLLDWERVTPFDSLIVAAGAQQSYFGNDHFEAFAPGMKTVDDALELRGRILGAFEAAEVTTSDAERARRLTFVVVGAGPTGVEVVGQIAELADRTLKGAFRTIDPTDARVILVEAAPAVLPPMGPKLGLKAQRRLEKMGVEVKLNTMVTDVDYLGLTVKEGGQDGEEHRIEAAVKVWSAGVQASPLGKQIAEQSDGTEIDRAGRVVVEPDLTVKGHPNVFVIGDLMSVPGVPGMAQGAIQGAVYATKQIKNELKASDREAPADRKPFKYLNKGSMATVSRFNAVAQIGKVEFGGFLAWLAWLGLHLYYLVGSRNRIVAVYSWFITFLGRGRSQLAITERWVFARRALEQSRDQSAQKSIG; encoded by the coding sequence ATGACGGTGGACAACATCGCCCCGCGGCGTCATCGCGTCGTCATCATCGGGTCCGGCTTCGGCGGCTTGTTCGCGGCCAAAGGACTCAAGCGCGCCGACGTCGACGTCACGCTCATCGCGAAGACGACGCACCATCTGTTCCAGCCGCTGCTCTACCAGGTGGCCACGGGCATCCTGTCGGTCGGCGAGATCGCGCCTGCAACGCGAATCATCCTGCGTAAGCAGCGCAATGCCGAGGTGTTGCTCGGCGATGTGGTGGGGATCGACCTGAAGAACAAGACGGTCACCTCCAGGCTGCTCGACTGGGAGCGGGTCACGCCGTTCGACAGTTTGATCGTGGCGGCGGGCGCGCAGCAGTCGTATTTCGGCAACGACCACTTCGAGGCCTTCGCGCCCGGCATGAAGACCGTCGACGATGCGCTGGAGTTGCGCGGCCGAATCCTGGGCGCGTTCGAGGCGGCCGAGGTGACGACGTCAGATGCGGAACGCGCGCGCCGGCTGACGTTCGTCGTCGTGGGCGCCGGTCCGACCGGCGTCGAAGTCGTCGGCCAGATCGCCGAGCTCGCCGACCGCACCCTCAAGGGGGCGTTCCGGACCATCGATCCGACCGACGCGCGAGTAATTCTCGTGGAGGCAGCACCGGCGGTGCTGCCGCCGATGGGGCCCAAGCTCGGGCTCAAGGCGCAGCGCCGGCTGGAGAAAATGGGCGTCGAGGTCAAGCTCAACACGATGGTCACCGACGTCGACTACCTGGGCCTGACCGTAAAAGAGGGGGGCCAGGACGGCGAAGAGCACCGCATCGAGGCCGCCGTCAAGGTGTGGTCCGCCGGTGTACAGGCGAGCCCGCTCGGCAAGCAGATCGCCGAGCAGTCCGACGGTACGGAGATCGACCGGGCCGGCCGTGTGGTCGTCGAGCCCGACCTCACGGTCAAAGGTCATCCGAACGTCTTCGTCATCGGAGACCTGATGAGCGTGCCCGGCGTGCCGGGGATGGCGCAGGGGGCGATCCAGGGCGCGGTCTACGCCACCAAGCAGATCAAGAACGAACTCAAAGCCTCGGACAGAGAAGCGCCAGCGGACCGAAAGCCGTTCAAGTACTTGAACAAAGGCAGCATGGCCACCGTCTCCCGGTTCAACGCGGTGGCCCAGATCGGCAAGGTCGAGTTCGGCGGGTTCCTCGCCTGGCTCGCGTGGCTGGGACTGCACCTCTACTACCTCGTCGGCAGCCGAAATCGCATTGTGGCCGTTTACTCCTGGTTCATTACCTTCCTTGGCAGAGGCCGCAGCCAACTGGCGATCACCGAACGGTGGGTTTTCGCGCGCAGGGCACTGGAGCAATCCCGGGATCAGAGCGCCCAAAAATCCATTGGGTGA
- a CDS encoding exodeoxyribonuclease III, translating into MIVSTINVNGIRAAIKERSADNLGLLPWLAATTADVVCLQETRADDDQLATALAPVLSAGWHLASAEPHIKGRSGVAILSRHPIEAARLMDSDEFGTHGRYLEADTAGLTVASLYIQTGEAGTPRQLEKERFMATLAARMAVLAASARDAVVCGDWNIAHTENDIKNWKGNVKKSGFLPSERAWLTDLLDSGWVDVVRVLHPDVPGPYAWWSWRGRAFDNDAGWRIDYQLATAGLAARAVSARVERAEAYALRWSDHAPVTVEFSG; encoded by the coding sequence CTGATCGTCTCGACCATCAACGTCAACGGCATCCGCGCAGCGATCAAAGAAAGGTCGGCGGACAACCTCGGGCTGCTGCCATGGTTGGCGGCCACCACCGCTGACGTCGTGTGCCTGCAGGAGACGCGTGCCGACGACGACCAACTCGCAACGGCCTTGGCCCCGGTCCTGTCCGCCGGTTGGCACCTGGCATCGGCGGAACCACATATCAAGGGGCGCAGCGGTGTTGCGATTCTCTCGCGGCATCCGATCGAGGCGGCGCGGTTGATGGACTCCGACGAGTTCGGCACCCACGGCCGGTATCTGGAAGCCGACACGGCGGGTCTGACCGTCGCCAGCCTGTACATCCAGACCGGCGAAGCGGGCACGCCTCGGCAGCTGGAGAAGGAACGGTTCATGGCGACCCTCGCGGCGCGGATGGCCGTCCTGGCCGCGTCGGCGCGCGACGCCGTCGTGTGCGGTGACTGGAACATCGCCCACACCGAGAACGACATCAAGAACTGGAAGGGCAACGTCAAGAAGTCGGGGTTCCTGCCCAGCGAGCGGGCCTGGCTCACCGATCTGCTCGACTCGGGATGGGTCGACGTGGTTCGGGTGCTGCATCCCGACGTGCCTGGACCGTACGCGTGGTGGTCCTGGCGGGGCCGCGCGTTCGACAACGACGCGGGCTGGCGCATCGATTATCAGCTGGCCACGGCCGGGCTGGCGGCGCGTGCCGTATCCGCGCGGGTTGAGAGGGCCGAGGCGTATGCGCTGCGCTGGTCTGACCACGCACCGGTCACCGTCGAGTTTTCGGGTTAG
- a CDS encoding alpha/beta fold hydrolase produces MSERAPIHLGSGEPMLLLHPFMMSQNVWKGVAPLIAGVDVADSAAPATGRYEVLAPTMPGHNGGIKGRFFLDTAELADDMERRMDALGWDTAHIVGNSLGGWVAFELARRGRARTLTGIAPAGGWTRYTPAKFEIVFKFVAGLPVYLGAKVLGPRALKLPYVRQLGFVPISATADRLTDEQWLDIIDDVTHCPAYYQLLVKSLLMPGLMELAEAETPTHLVICEKDRVLPHPRFTRHFTKHLPKSTHVTHLEGVGHIPMFEAPQQVADLIVSFVDRYAQPARDDKPHEAIG; encoded by the coding sequence ATGAGCGAGCGCGCACCCATACATCTGGGCTCCGGCGAGCCGATGCTTTTGCTACATCCGTTCATGATGTCGCAGAACGTGTGGAAAGGCGTCGCACCACTGATTGCTGGAGTTGATGTCGCCGACTCCGCGGCTCCGGCCACCGGTCGCTACGAGGTCCTCGCACCGACCATGCCCGGCCACAACGGCGGCATCAAGGGCCGGTTCTTCCTGGACACCGCCGAGCTGGCCGACGATATGGAACGCCGGATGGACGCGCTGGGCTGGGACACCGCGCACATCGTCGGCAACTCGCTGGGCGGCTGGGTGGCCTTCGAGCTGGCGCGCCGCGGCCGGGCCCGCACGCTGACCGGCATCGCCCCGGCAGGCGGCTGGACCCGCTACACGCCCGCCAAGTTCGAGATCGTTTTCAAGTTCGTCGCCGGACTGCCCGTTTACCTGGGCGCCAAGGTGCTGGGCCCGCGTGCGCTGAAACTGCCCTACGTCCGGCAGCTCGGCTTCGTGCCGATCAGCGCGACCGCGGACCGCCTCACCGACGAGCAGTGGCTCGACATCATCGATGACGTCACCCACTGCCCGGCCTACTACCAACTGCTGGTCAAGTCCCTGCTGATGCCCGGCCTGATGGAACTGGCCGAGGCCGAGACGCCCACGCATCTGGTCATCTGCGAGAAGGACCGGGTGCTGCCGCATCCGCGATTCACCAGGCACTTCACCAAGCATCTGCCGAAGTCGACGCACGTCACGCATCTCGAAGGCGTCGGACACATCCCGATGTTCGAGGCGCCGCAGCAGGTCGCCGACCTGATTGTCAGCTTCGTCGACCGCTACGCGCAGCCAGCCCGAGACGACAAGCCGCACGAAGCCATCGGGTAA
- a CDS encoding NADP-dependent isocitrate dehydrogenase, translated as MSEEQPTIIYTLTDEAPLLATYGFLPIIRTFADPAGINIETSDISVAARILAEFGDHLSEDQRVGDNLGELGKLTQSPDTNIIKLPNISASVPQLYAAIKELQEKGYAVPDYPAQPKNDEEKALNERYGKILGSAVNPVLREGNSDRRAPNAVKEYARKHPHSMGEWSMASRTHVATMKTGDFYHGEKSMTLDRDRKVRMELKTKNGGKDGKVIVLKPETKLEDGDVIESMYMSKKALVEFYEQQIEDAYNTGVMFSLHVKATMMKVSHPIVFGHCVKVFYKEAFAKHQDVLDELGVNVNNGMVDLYNKIEKLPSFQREQIIQDIHDVHEHRPELAMVDSAKGITNFHSPSDVIVDASMPAMIRLGGKMYGADGRTKDTKAVNPESTFSRIYQEMINWCKTNGQFDPTTMGTVPNVGLMAQKAEEYGSHDKTFEIPEDGVADIVDVDSGEVLLSWDVEEGDIWRMPVTKDAAIRDWVKLAVSRARASGMTAVFWLDTERPHEAELRKKVKAYLADHDTEGLHIQIMPQVWAMRYTLERVTRGQDTIAVTGNILRDYLTDLFPILELGTSAKMLSIVPLMAGGGMYETGAGGSAPKHVHQLVEENHLRWDSLGEYLALGACFEELGDKTSNKRATLLGKTLDAAIGKLLENDKGPSRKTGELDNRGSQFYLAMYWAAELGEQSEDKELADHFAGLAKTLAENEDAIVSELAAVQGDSVDIGGYYWPDPEKTTAVMRPSKTLNSVLESARS; from the coding sequence ATGAGCGAAGAGCAGCCGACCATCATCTACACCCTGACCGACGAGGCGCCGCTGCTTGCGACCTATGGGTTTCTGCCGATCATTCGTACCTTCGCCGACCCTGCGGGGATCAACATCGAAACCAGCGACATCTCGGTCGCGGCTCGCATCCTGGCCGAGTTTGGCGATCACCTGTCCGAAGACCAGCGGGTGGGCGACAACCTGGGCGAGCTGGGCAAGCTGACGCAGTCGCCCGACACCAACATCATCAAGCTGCCCAACATCAGCGCGTCCGTGCCGCAGCTCTACGCCGCGATCAAAGAGCTGCAGGAGAAGGGGTATGCGGTTCCCGACTATCCTGCGCAGCCGAAGAACGACGAGGAGAAGGCGCTCAACGAGCGCTACGGCAAGATCCTTGGCAGCGCCGTGAACCCCGTTCTGCGCGAAGGAAATTCGGACCGTCGCGCCCCCAACGCCGTCAAGGAGTACGCCCGCAAACATCCGCACAGCATGGGCGAGTGGTCGATGGCGTCGCGCACGCACGTCGCGACCATGAAGACTGGGGACTTCTACCACGGGGAGAAGTCGATGACCCTGGATCGCGACCGCAAGGTGCGGATGGAGCTGAAGACCAAGAACGGCGGTAAGGACGGCAAAGTAATCGTGCTCAAGCCCGAGACGAAGCTGGAAGACGGCGACGTCATCGAATCCATGTACATGAGCAAAAAGGCGCTCGTCGAATTCTACGAACAGCAGATCGAGGACGCGTACAACACCGGCGTGATGTTCTCACTGCACGTCAAGGCGACGATGATGAAGGTCAGCCACCCCATCGTCTTCGGTCACTGCGTGAAGGTCTTCTACAAGGAGGCATTCGCCAAGCATCAAGACGTGCTCGACGAACTCGGTGTGAACGTCAACAACGGAATGGTCGACCTCTACAACAAGATCGAGAAGCTGCCGTCGTTCCAACGTGAGCAGATCATCCAGGACATCCATGACGTCCACGAGCACCGTCCCGAGTTGGCGATGGTGGATTCGGCCAAGGGAATCACCAACTTCCATTCGCCCAGCGACGTGATCGTGGACGCCTCGATGCCTGCGATGATCCGCCTCGGCGGCAAGATGTACGGCGCCGACGGTCGGACCAAGGACACCAAGGCCGTCAACCCCGAGTCGACGTTCTCGCGGATCTACCAGGAGATGATCAACTGGTGTAAGACCAACGGCCAGTTCGATCCGACGACGATGGGCACGGTGCCGAATGTCGGCCTGATGGCGCAGAAGGCCGAGGAGTACGGCTCACACGACAAGACCTTCGAGATCCCCGAGGACGGCGTCGCCGACATCGTCGACGTCGACAGCGGCGAGGTGCTGCTCAGCTGGGACGTCGAAGAGGGCGACATCTGGCGCATGCCCGTCACCAAGGACGCCGCGATCCGGGACTGGGTCAAGCTTGCCGTCTCCCGGGCCCGGGCGTCAGGCATGACGGCGGTGTTCTGGCTGGACACCGAACGTCCGCACGAGGCGGAGCTGAGGAAGAAGGTCAAGGCTTACCTCGCCGATCACGACACCGAGGGCCTGCACATCCAGATCATGCCGCAGGTATGGGCTATGCGGTACACGCTGGAGCGGGTCACCCGCGGGCAGGACACCATCGCCGTTACCGGAAACATCCTGCGCGACTACCTGACCGACCTGTTCCCGATCCTCGAGCTCGGCACCAGCGCGAAGATGCTGTCGATCGTGCCGCTGATGGCAGGCGGCGGGATGTATGAGACGGGCGCGGGCGGGTCGGCGCCGAAGCATGTGCATCAGCTGGTCGAGGAGAACCACCTGCGGTGGGATTCGCTCGGCGAGTACCTGGCGCTCGGCGCCTGCTTCGAGGAACTTGGTGACAAGACCAGCAATAAGCGCGCCACGTTGCTAGGCAAGACGCTGGACGCCGCGATCGGCAAGCTGCTCGAGAACGACAAGGGCCCGTCACGCAAAACCGGTGAGCTCGACAACCGCGGCAGTCAGTTCTACCTCGCGATGTACTGGGCGGCCGAGCTCGGCGAGCAGAGCGAGGACAAGGAGCTGGCCGACCATTTCGCCGGCCTGGCCAAGACTTTGGCGGAAAACGAGGACGCCATCGTGTCGGAACTTGCCGCGGTGCAAGGGGACTCGGTGGATATCGGCGGTTATTACTGGCCTGATCCGGAAAAGACGACTGCGGTGATGCGGCCGAGCAAGACGCTCAATTCGGTGCTGGAGTCCGCGAGGAGCTAG
- a CDS encoding bifunctional o-acetylhomoserine/o-acetylserine sulfhydrylase translates to MSAPEDPTQKWAFETKQVHAGQTPDIATNARALPIYQTTSYVFNSTEHAAALFGLAEPGNIYTRIMNPTQDVVEQRIAALEGGVAALFLASGQAAEHFAILNLANAGDHIVSSARLYGGTYNLFHYTLPKIGIEVSFVEDSDDLDSWRAAVRPNSKAFFAETISNPQIDILDIPGVSGVAHEAGVPLIVDNTIATPYLIQPLAHGADIVVHSATKYLGGHGSAIAGVIVDGGTFDWTNGKFPGFTTPDPSYHGVVFAELGPPAYALKARVQLLRDLGSAASPFNAFLVAQGLETLSLRIERHVENAQRVAEYLAAHDDVTSVNYAGLPSSPWYELGKKLAPKGTGAVLAFELAGGIEAGKAFVNALSLHSHVANIGDVRSLVIHPASTTHAQLSPEEQLATGVTPGLVRLAVGIEGIDDILADLEQGFAAAKQFKSAGSTDPKAAAAF, encoded by the coding sequence ATGAGCGCGCCAGAAGACCCCACCCAGAAGTGGGCATTCGAGACCAAGCAGGTGCACGCGGGGCAGACCCCGGACATCGCGACCAACGCACGTGCCCTGCCGATCTACCAGACCACGTCGTACGTGTTCAACAGCACCGAGCACGCCGCTGCGCTGTTCGGCCTCGCCGAACCGGGCAACATCTACACCCGGATCATGAACCCGACGCAGGACGTCGTCGAGCAGCGCATCGCCGCGCTCGAAGGAGGCGTCGCGGCCCTGTTCCTGGCATCGGGCCAGGCCGCCGAGCACTTCGCGATCCTCAATCTGGCCAACGCGGGCGATCACATCGTCTCCAGCGCGCGGCTCTACGGCGGCACCTACAACCTGTTCCACTACACGCTGCCCAAGATCGGCATCGAGGTCAGCTTCGTGGAGGACTCCGACGATCTGGACTCTTGGCGGGCGGCTGTGCGCCCCAACAGCAAGGCTTTCTTCGCCGAGACGATCTCCAATCCCCAAATCGACATCCTCGACATTCCCGGCGTTTCCGGCGTCGCCCACGAAGCCGGGGTGCCGTTGATCGTCGACAACACGATCGCGACGCCGTATCTGATCCAGCCTCTGGCCCACGGCGCGGACATCGTCGTGCACTCGGCGACCAAGTACCTGGGCGGACACGGCTCGGCAATCGCCGGCGTGATCGTCGACGGTGGCACCTTCGACTGGACCAACGGCAAGTTCCCCGGTTTCACGACACCCGACCCGAGCTACCACGGCGTGGTTTTCGCCGAACTCGGGCCTCCCGCATACGCATTGAAGGCTCGCGTGCAACTGCTACGCGACCTGGGCTCGGCGGCGTCGCCGTTCAACGCATTCCTCGTCGCCCAGGGGTTGGAGACGCTGAGCCTGCGCATCGAGCGGCATGTGGAGAACGCGCAGCGCGTCGCCGAGTACCTGGCCGCGCACGACGACGTCACCTCCGTGAACTATGCGGGGCTGCCCAGCTCACCGTGGTACGAGCTCGGAAAGAAGCTGGCCCCCAAGGGAACCGGTGCCGTGCTGGCGTTCGAGCTGGCCGGTGGGATCGAGGCGGGTAAGGCGTTTGTCAACGCGCTCTCGCTGCACAGCCATGTCGCCAACATCGGTGATGTGCGCTCGCTGGTCATCCACCCGGCATCGACGACGCATGCGCAGTTGTCGCCGGAGGAGCAGCTGGCCACCGGTGTCACGCCGGGACTGGTGCGCCTCGCGGTCGGCATCGAAGGCATCGACGACATCCTGGCGGACCTCGAGCAGGGCTTCGCCGCGGCCAAGCAGTTCAAATCGGCAGGGTCGACGGATCCCAAAGCCGCGGCGGCGTTCTGA
- the metX gene encoding homoserine O-acetyltransferase MetX yields the protein MTVLEGDIDVNNPQTLPAEGEVGYIDIGSLTLENGAVINDVTIAVQRWGELSPNRDNVVVVLHALTGDSHVTGPNGPGDETEGWWEGVAGPGAPIDTNRWCAVATNVLGGFRGSTGPSSLHPDGKAWGSRFPLVSVRDQVEADIVALEALGITEVAAVVGGSMGGARALEWIVGHPDKVRAALVLAVGARATADQIGTQSTQVAAIKSDPNWCNGDYYGTGLAPDIGMQIARRFAHLTYRGETELDDRFGNDPQGDEDPARGGRYAIQSYLEYQGRKLSARFDAGTYVALTESLSSHDVGRGRGGIEAALRSCPVPVVVGGITSDRLYPLRLQEELAALLPGCTALNVVDSIFGHDGFLVETEAVGVLIRKTLELASGS from the coding sequence ATGACGGTGCTCGAGGGGGACATCGACGTGAATAACCCTCAAACCTTGCCTGCCGAAGGCGAAGTCGGCTATATCGACATCGGCTCACTGACACTGGAGAACGGCGCAGTCATCAACGATGTCACGATCGCCGTGCAGCGGTGGGGTGAGCTTTCGCCCAACCGCGACAACGTGGTCGTCGTGTTGCACGCACTGACCGGCGACTCACACGTGACGGGCCCGAACGGTCCGGGCGACGAGACTGAAGGTTGGTGGGAGGGCGTCGCCGGACCCGGCGCGCCGATCGACACGAACCGCTGGTGTGCGGTCGCCACCAATGTGCTCGGCGGCTTCCGTGGATCGACCGGTCCGAGCTCGCTGCACCCGGACGGGAAGGCGTGGGGCTCGCGGTTCCCGCTCGTCTCGGTGCGTGACCAAGTAGAAGCCGACATCGTCGCACTCGAGGCGCTCGGCATCACCGAAGTCGCCGCGGTGGTCGGCGGCTCGATGGGCGGTGCCCGGGCACTGGAGTGGATAGTCGGGCATCCCGACAAGGTGCGCGCCGCCCTGGTGCTGGCCGTCGGGGCCCGCGCAACCGCCGATCAGATCGGCACCCAGAGCACCCAGGTCGCGGCGATCAAGTCCGATCCGAACTGGTGCAACGGCGACTACTACGGCACCGGCCTCGCGCCGGATATCGGGATGCAGATCGCCCGCAGGTTCGCGCATCTGACCTATCGCGGCGAGACCGAACTGGATGACCGCTTCGGCAACGACCCGCAGGGTGACGAAGACCCGGCGCGGGGCGGACGCTACGCGATCCAGAGCTACCTCGAATACCAGGGGCGCAAGCTGTCGGCGCGGTTCGACGCGGGCACCTATGTGGCCCTCACCGAATCGCTGTCCAGCCACGACGTGGGGCGCGGCCGCGGTGGCATCGAGGCGGCGCTGCGAAGCTGCCCGGTACCCGTGGTGGTCGGCGGTATCACGTCAGACCGGCTGTATCCCCTGCGGCTGCAGGAGGAATTGGCGGCACTGTTGCCGGGTTGTACCGCATTGAACGTGGTCGACTCGATCTTCGGCCACGACGGATTCCTGGTCGAGACGGAGGCGGTGGGCGTGTTGATCCGCAAGACGTTGGAGTTGGCGTCAGGCTCATGA
- a CDS encoding class I SAM-dependent methyltransferase, which yields MTRSQQRSLSFGAEAAAYERGRPSYPPETIDWLLPAGARDVLDLGAGTGKLTTRLVERGLDVVAVDPIPEMLELLSNSLPDTPALLGTAEEIPLPDDSVDAVLVAQAWHWFDTERAVKEVARVLRPGGRLGLVWNARDERMGWVKDLGGIIGHEDAQFNEKTTFPDVFTDVERHRVDWTSYLTPQALIDLVASRSYCITSPEKVRTHTLDRVRELLTTHPALASSNGLALPYVTVGIRATLS from the coding sequence ATGACACGTAGCCAGCAGCGCTCTCTGTCGTTCGGTGCAGAAGCCGCGGCCTACGAGCGCGGCAGACCGTCGTATCCGCCGGAAACGATCGATTGGTTGCTCCCGGCCGGTGCCCGCGATGTCCTCGATCTCGGTGCGGGGACAGGCAAGTTGACGACGCGGCTGGTCGAACGCGGACTGGACGTGGTGGCCGTCGACCCGATTCCGGAAATGCTCGAGCTGCTCAGCAATTCGCTGCCTGACACGCCTGCACTTTTGGGCACGGCGGAAGAAATTCCGCTACCCGACGACAGTGTCGACGCCGTGCTCGTGGCGCAGGCCTGGCATTGGTTCGACACGGAACGCGCCGTCAAAGAGGTGGCGCGCGTGCTGCGGCCGGGCGGCCGGCTCGGCCTGGTGTGGAACGCCCGCGACGAGCGGATGGGCTGGGTGAAGGATCTGGGTGGAATTATCGGCCATGAGGATGCCCAGTTCAACGAAAAGACCACGTTCCCGGATGTATTCACCGATGTCGAACGTCACCGTGTCGACTGGACGAGTTACCTGACGCCGCAGGCGCTCATCGATCTGGTCGCATCTCGCAGCTACTGCATCACCTCGCCGGAGAAGGTGCGAACCCATACCCTCGACCGGGTCCGCGAGCTGCTCACCACCCATCCAGCGCTCGCCAGTTCCAACGGTCTGGCGCTGCCCTACGTCACGGTTGGCATCCGCGCGACATTGTCCTAG
- a CDS encoding DUF3017 domain-containing protein — protein MTLREFARNVFGRQWPILLPGVILIVAFGLVVAGYWRRGALVLAIGVAVAAVLRLTLSEDRAGLLAVRSRGIDVATTASVSATILYIAWTIDPLGTS, from the coding sequence GTGACGCTGCGGGAGTTCGCGCGCAATGTGTTCGGCCGGCAGTGGCCGATTCTGCTGCCCGGCGTGATCCTGATCGTGGCGTTCGGACTTGTGGTCGCCGGCTATTGGCGCCGCGGCGCATTGGTACTGGCGATCGGCGTGGCTGTCGCCGCGGTGCTGAGGCTCACCCTGTCCGAGGACCGGGCGGGCTTGCTTGCGGTGCGCAGTCGCGGCATCGACGTCGCCACGACCGCCAGCGTCAGCGCGACGATCTTGTACATCGCCTGGACGATCGATCCGCTGGGCACCAGTTAA
- a CDS encoding bifunctional methylenetetrahydrofolate dehydrogenase/methenyltetrahydrofolate cyclohydrolase codes for MGAITLDGKATRDEIFVDLKERVARLSEAGHTPGLGTVLVGDDPGSHAYVRGKHADCAKVGINSIRRDLPADTSQATLDETIDELNANPECTGYIVQLPLPKHLNENAALERVDPGKDADGLHPTNLGRLVLNEPAPLPCTPRGIVHLLRRYEVEIAGAEVVVIGRGVTVGRPLGLLLTRRSENATVTLCHTATRHLPQHTLDADIIIAAAGVPHMVTAEMVRQGAAVVDVGVSRDDAGKLVGDVHPDVWEVAGHVSPNPGGVGPLTRAFLLTNVVERAEVAMSARAKSR; via the coding sequence GTGGGTGCGATCACATTGGACGGTAAAGCCACACGCGACGAGATCTTCGTCGACCTGAAGGAGCGCGTTGCGCGCTTATCCGAGGCGGGCCACACTCCCGGATTGGGAACGGTGCTCGTCGGGGACGACCCCGGCTCACATGCGTACGTCCGCGGCAAGCACGCCGATTGCGCCAAGGTGGGCATCAACTCGATTCGCCGCGATCTGCCCGCCGACACCAGCCAGGCCACGCTCGACGAGACCATCGACGAGCTGAACGCCAACCCCGAATGCACCGGCTACATCGTGCAGCTGCCTCTGCCCAAGCATCTCAACGAGAACGCCGCGCTGGAGCGGGTGGACCCCGGCAAGGATGCCGACGGGCTGCACCCGACGAACCTGGGGCGGTTGGTCCTCAACGAGCCGGCTCCGCTGCCCTGCACCCCGCGCGGCATCGTGCACCTCCTGCGTCGCTACGAGGTCGAGATCGCCGGCGCCGAGGTCGTGGTCATCGGTCGCGGAGTGACGGTCGGCCGGCCGCTGGGTCTGCTGCTGACCCGTCGCTCCGAGAACGCGACGGTCACGTTGTGCCACACCGCGACTCGGCACCTGCCGCAGCACACCCTCGATGCCGACATCATCATCGCCGCCGCCGGTGTCCCGCACATGGTCACCGCCGAGATGGTCCGTCAAGGCGCCGCCGTGGTCGACGTCGGGGTGAGCCGTGACGATGCGGGCAAGCTGGTCGGCGACGTGCACCCGGACGTATGGGAGGTAGCGGGTCACGTGTCGCCCAACCCCGGGGGAGTCGGCCCGCTCACCCGCGCGTTTCTGCTGACCAATGTGGTCGAGCGAGCCGAGGTAGCGATGAGCGCTCGCGCGAAGAGCCGATAG